From a single Oreochromis niloticus isolate F11D_XX linkage group LG3, O_niloticus_UMD_NMBU, whole genome shotgun sequence genomic region:
- the LOC109197649 gene encoding uncharacterized protein LOC109197649, whose protein sequence is MGQVTGKDDSGPAQLNHSQFLGTCHQVEVLVDDTDPDLACRLNCRHSTSVGIRFSGLSENSGGCPCTTGIVRRGRVPIKVRNLNPFPITLRRYEALATFSTENVDIQEPFEVTFEQTRPGIVEVGVHQVSSEPPGNAPHIEVMTQGKSNLSIEEQEKLNGLLRKWGDVFAADEEDYGHTDVITHSIPTGMAPPIRERYRPIPPKMYQEVRELLNNMIRSGVVRESTSPWAAPIVLVRKKNGELRFCVDYRKLNAVTHKDAHPLPRIEETLTMLTKSKYYSTLDLASGYWQVKVSEADREKTAFCTPFGLYEFERMPFGLCNAPATFQRLMQSCLGSQITESAFVYLDDVIVYSPDFNSHLEHLQAVFTRLKSYGLKLRPDKCVLFQQQVKFLGHLVNSEGVAPDPDKIAAVQKWPAPQTIHQFILTIIHWSIYRLQKWAQWSNGATPRPGVPTEDG, encoded by the exons ATGGGccaggtgactggaaaggatgACAGTGGTCCAGCCCAGTTAAATCACTCTCAATTTCTAGGGACATGCCATCAAGTAGAGGTACTCGTTGATG ATACAGACCCAGACCTGGCCTGTCGGCTCAACTGTAGACACTCAACAAGCGTGGGCATCCGCTTTTCAGGACTGTCAGAGAATTCAGGCGGCTGCCCCTGTACAACAG GAATTGTCCGTAGAGGCCGAGTCCCCATCAAAGTAAGGAACCTCAACCCTTTTCCTATCACGTTACGACGTTACGAGGCCCTTGCTACATTCTCCACAGAAAATGTTGACATTCAGGAGCCTTTTGAAGTTACTTTTGAGCAAACCAGGCCAGGTATTGTTGAAGTTGGTGTGCACCAGGTGAGCTCGGAACCGCCAGGTAACGCTCCTCATATCGAAGTTATGACACAAGGGAAGTCAAACCTATCCATAGAGGAGCAAGAAAAGTTAAATGGTCTCTTGAGGAAATGGGGCGATGTGTTTGCTGCCGACGAAGAGGATTATGGCCACACGGATGTAATCACGCACTCTATCCCGACAGGTATGGCACCTCCCATTAGAGAGCGGTACAGGCCAATTCCCCCTAAAATGTATCAGGAAGTGCGAGAGTTGCTGAATAATATGATTCGATCAGGGGTGGTGAGGGAGAGTACAAGTCCCTGGGCAGCACCCATTGTCCTGGTACGGAAAAAAAATGGGGAATTGAGATTTTGTGTGGATTACCGCAAGTTAAATGCAGTGACACATAAAGATGCCCATCCACTACCTAGAATCGAAGAGACCTTGACAATGCTGACTAAATCAAAATACTACTCCACTCTTGATTTAGCAAGTGGGTATTGGCAAGTGAAAGTTTCCGAAGCTGACAGAGAAAAGACTGCATTTTGTACTCCTTTTGGCTTGTATGAATTCGAAAGAATGccttttggtttgtgtaatgccCCAGCAACATTCCAAAGGTTGATGCAAAGTTGCTTGGGAAGTCAAATCACAGAGTCTGCTTTTGTATATCTGGATGATGTGATAGTCTACTCACCGGATTTCAACAGCCATCTAGAGCATCTGCAGGCAGTGTTTACAAGATTGAAGAGCTATGGGCTGAAGTTGCGACCTGATAAATGTGTTCTTTTCCAGCAGCAGGTGAAGTTCCTGGGTCACCTGGTGAACAGTGAGGGTGTGGCTCCGGACCCTGATAAGATTGCCGCTGTACAGAAGTGGCCGGCCCCGCAGACTATTCATCAG TTTATACTGACAATAATCCATTGGTCCATTTATCGACTGCAAAAGTGGGCGCAGTGGAGCAACG GTGCAACCCCAAGACCTGGTGTCCCCACAGAGGATGGGTGA